In the Epinephelus lanceolatus isolate andai-2023 chromosome 6, ASM4190304v1, whole genome shotgun sequence genome, one interval contains:
- the ndufa7 gene encoding NADH dehydrogenase [ubiquinone] 1 alpha subcomplex subunit 7, giving the protein MATATKIIQRLRNFLSGRDLQAKLQLRYEEIAKRTQPPPKLAVGPSHKYADNYYYTRDGRRESVPATVVMSSQKALTAGSQVSEVQKPPVTPGPVYNGPPLSTDQPYL; this is encoded by the exons ATGGCGACTGCTACCAAAATCATTCAGAGGCTCCGAAATTTTTTATCGGGG CGCGACCTGCAAGCCAAGCTGCAGCTGAGATATGAGGAGATTGCAAAAAG GACACAGCCACCACCCAAACTGGCGGTAGGCCCGAGCCATAAGTATGCCGACAACTACTACTACACCAGAGATGGACGCAGAGAGTCAGTACCAGCCACAGTCGTCATGTCTTCTCAGAAGGCTCTTACCGCTGGCAG CCAAGTTTCTGAAGTCCAAAAGCCTCCAGTGACCCCGGGCCCTGTATACAATGGGCCACCACTCTCCACAGACCAGCCGTACCTCTGA